A window of the Dyadobacter pollutisoli genome harbors these coding sequences:
- a CDS encoding sensor histidine kinase: MTNTASPVPINEMERLLSLSEFDIDYSDHYETFKDLAKLAAKVTGTKISLVNLIDSLTQWTISNHGLELEQMLREDSVCQYTIMETDHFEIGDLSLDERFKDKFYVTGDPNVRYYYGIPLRTNSGQNIGALCLLDQEEKSLDPEKIELMKIIADEIVARLKTFKVMEGLKSRLLEAKQTQKKVAHDIRGPLGGIVGLAQIIRDQGESNQMDEVLEFINLIHKSGNSILDLAEEILETHKEKGGIKPAATPTGNEFNLTVFKDKLEKLYGPQAKHKNIRFQVLTTTLTEKVPFSKNKLLQITGNLISNAMKFTPEGGEVTVDLRLIINSDMLALQILVTDSGVGMSAENMNAILSGNASSTEGTGGEQGFGFGLALVKHLVDSLDGKIAITSERGKGTTFEINLPQSM, encoded by the coding sequence ATGACGAATACTGCATCCCCGGTTCCAATCAATGAAATGGAGCGGTTACTAAGCCTTTCGGAATTTGATATAGACTATTCGGATCATTATGAAACATTCAAAGATCTTGCCAAGCTGGCAGCAAAGGTTACCGGCACCAAGATTTCCCTTGTAAACCTGATCGATTCGCTGACACAATGGACAATTTCCAACCACGGCCTGGAATTGGAGCAAATGTTGCGGGAAGATTCTGTTTGTCAGTATACGATCATGGAAACCGATCATTTCGAAATTGGGGACCTGAGCCTCGATGAGCGTTTTAAGGATAAGTTTTACGTAACTGGCGATCCGAATGTCCGGTATTACTATGGTATTCCGCTGAGGACCAATAGCGGACAGAACATCGGGGCGCTTTGTTTGCTGGATCAGGAAGAAAAGTCGCTTGATCCGGAAAAGATAGAATTAATGAAGATCATCGCGGACGAGATCGTTGCCCGGCTGAAAACGTTTAAAGTCATGGAAGGCCTTAAATCAAGGCTGTTGGAAGCAAAACAGACGCAGAAAAAGGTGGCACACGACATTCGTGGCCCATTAGGTGGTATCGTGGGCTTGGCACAGATCATCCGCGATCAGGGAGAGAGTAACCAAATGGATGAAGTACTGGAGTTTATTAATCTGATCCATAAAAGCGGTAACTCGATCCTCGACCTGGCAGAAGAAATTCTGGAAACTCACAAAGAAAAAGGGGGAATTAAGCCGGCCGCTACCCCTACGGGCAATGAATTTAACCTGACGGTATTCAAGGATAAACTAGAAAAGCTGTATGGTCCGCAAGCCAAGCATAAAAACATCCGTTTTCAGGTCCTTACCACGACATTGACCGAAAAAGTGCCTTTCTCAAAGAATAAGCTTCTTCAGATCACCGGGAACCTGATCTCTAACGCTATGAAATTTACGCCCGAGGGCGGAGAAGTCACCGTGGATTTGCGGCTGATTATCAATAGCGATATGCTTGCGTTGCAGATCCTCGTAACAGATAGCGGAGTGGGAATGAGTGCGGAAAACATGAACGCAATTCTCTCTGGAAATGCATCCTCTACCGAGGGAACTGGCGGGGAGCAGGGATTTGGCTTTGGCCTGGCACTTGTTAAACACTTGGTAGACAGTCTGGACGGTAAAATAGCTATCACTTCCGAGCGAGGCAAAGGAACTACATTTGAGATCAATCTGCCTCAGAGTATGTGA
- a CDS encoding DinB family protein → MSELTVLPTVETSLAYLMKNYTDYNHWANCTLVNWLKTKPREILEIEVHSSFNTIRQTLIHILQTQSYWYSIIRPEIGYEDEQFTGNLEETFDRIVAQSEEMAIYIENLAIETLQEDTLVVSQWFESNFPRFEYIMHCMNHSTYHRGQIVTMGRNLGFTDAPMTDYNFYNVMAK, encoded by the coding sequence ATGTCCGAGCTAACCGTATTACCAACCGTGGAAACCAGCCTTGCTTATTTGATGAAAAACTACACCGATTACAACCATTGGGCTAATTGTACATTGGTAAACTGGCTGAAAACAAAACCTCGTGAAATACTGGAAATCGAGGTCCATTCGAGCTTCAACACCATTCGGCAGACGCTGATCCACATCCTTCAGACCCAGAGCTACTGGTACTCGATCATTCGTCCTGAAATTGGATACGAAGACGAACAATTTACCGGAAATCTGGAAGAAACTTTCGATCGAATCGTTGCTCAGTCCGAGGAAATGGCGATTTACATTGAAAACTTGGCTATCGAAACGTTACAAGAGGATACGCTGGTGGTTAGCCAGTGGTTTGAATCCAACTTTCCTAGATTCGAGTACATCATGCATTGCATGAACCACAGTACCTACCACCGCGGGCAGATCGTAACCATGGGCCGTAACCTCGGTTTTACAGACGCGCCGATGACGGACTACAATTTTTATAATGTGATGGCGAAATAA
- a CDS encoding DUF2147 domain-containing protein produces MTKIEQLNIFKKSFQLKPFKIIPIRMYKITFTIFFFCIAFLSKAQNTAADQILGEWLNEEKDTRIEIYKNGSEYLGKLIWAQNFFEADGKTFRKDVNNTDKTLRTRSLQHIDILHDFTFTEDIWDNGKMYDPKSGKTYNCLIKFKDKTLEIRSYVGIPLFGRSTYWERSL; encoded by the coding sequence TTGACTAAAATTGAACAGTTGAACATTTTTAAGAAATCATTTCAGCTGAAACCATTTAAAATCATTCCTATCCGGATGTATAAAATAACATTTACAATATTTTTCTTCTGCATTGCCTTTCTGTCGAAAGCTCAGAATACCGCCGCCGATCAGATTTTAGGAGAATGGCTGAATGAGGAAAAAGATACAAGAATTGAGATTTACAAAAATGGCAGCGAGTATTTAGGCAAGCTTATTTGGGCACAGAATTTCTTTGAAGCCGACGGCAAAACTTTCCGAAAGGACGTTAACAATACAGACAAGACGCTCCGCACACGCAGTCTTCAGCATATAGATATCCTGCACGACTTCACTTTTACTGAGGATATTTGGGACAATGGTAAAATGTACGACCCTAAGAGTGGCAAAACCTACAATTGCCTGATCAAATTCAAAGATAAAACGCTGGAAATACGCAGCTACGTAGGAATTCCCCTTTTCGGACGCTCTACCTACTGGGAACGCTCATTATAG
- a CDS encoding helix-turn-helix transcriptional regulator yields the protein MEERQSREFEKGKMTGIVWHCDDIRMGHAVSRFTELSTFTSSSNTDVVRMHFGMKGDYSFTYQQLNKTFELVGGHHNIMYSKEFDMVVNAKTLEIETFGIQFPKELFIHFTQNASDSLKRFAQGIIEGKSTILSNSWGTIDSPIQQVLQQIIHCKYTDGIKKLFLLSKSIELLVLCADAVSTSENKKDVFIKNQTDKEKIIAVRDLINERVHCPPNLSEIAQHVGLNEYKLKRGFKETFNNTVFGYLTDQRLQLARQYLLDTEKTAAEISLQLGYATPQHFNNAFKKKFGVTPYLVRNNP from the coding sequence ATGGAAGAAAGACAGAGCAGAGAATTTGAAAAAGGGAAAATGACTGGAATTGTCTGGCATTGCGACGACATTCGCATGGGTCACGCCGTTTCCAGATTCACCGAGTTATCGACTTTCACTTCGAGCAGCAATACGGATGTGGTCAGAATGCATTTTGGTATGAAGGGCGACTATAGCTTTACTTATCAACAGCTTAACAAAACATTTGAACTGGTCGGCGGACATCATAACATCATGTATTCCAAAGAGTTTGACATGGTAGTGAATGCCAAAACCCTTGAAATAGAAACATTTGGCATACAGTTCCCCAAAGAGCTCTTCATCCATTTCACGCAGAATGCCAGTGATTCACTCAAACGGTTTGCCCAGGGCATTATAGAGGGAAAAAGCACGATTCTGTCCAACAGCTGGGGTACCATTGATTCACCGATCCAACAGGTATTGCAGCAAATCATTCATTGTAAATATACTGATGGGATCAAAAAGCTGTTCCTGCTGTCCAAAAGCATCGAATTACTGGTTTTATGCGCCGACGCTGTCAGTACTTCTGAAAACAAAAAGGATGTTTTTATCAAAAATCAGACTGATAAGGAAAAGATTATCGCAGTGCGTGACCTCATTAATGAGCGAGTGCATTGCCCGCCTAATCTGTCCGAAATCGCTCAGCACGTCGGCCTGAATGAATATAAATTGAAACGGGGTTTTAAGGAAACCTTTAATAATACCGTGTTTGGCTACCTGACAGACCAGCGTCTGCAGCTGGCAAGACAATACCTGCTTGACACTGAAAAAACCGCAGCCGAAATCTCCCTGCAACTGGGCTACGCAACCCCGCAACACTTCAATAATGCATTCAAAAAGAAGTTTGGCGTGACACCTTATTTGGTTAGAAATAATCCGTAA
- a CDS encoding RsmB/NOP family class I SAM-dependent RNA methyltransferase has translation MFYTADITNFTRIQQSTFGRRATQSNVTKNTLKLYKGLVAATVDALQQIFIKSRQADKVVEQVLKSNKKWGARDRAFIAENTYEIVRWWRLVKYAAGISKASDEADFWNIVGTWQIIKPAHLRLESDNILPEWIEFEGINVESVIERYQEALDTRKIAESVPDWIDEIGNQELGAKWDTELAALNRQAPLTIRVNTLKSTPVDVVALFGEDNCVEVPGVPNAFTLKKRQNVLNQEGFKQGFFEVQDAGSQLIAPFLDVKPGMSVIDACAGAGGKTLHIAALLQNEGSILAMDIEDHKLTELRKRAGRNGVKNLDTMLIESDELIDQLSETTDRLLLDVPCSGLGVLRRHPDTKWKLKPEFLENIRKVQWNILSTYSSMVKKGGKMVYATCSMLPSESEEQVKRFLKAEKKSWKLVSEHRTSVSKDGFDGFYMALLERKFS, from the coding sequence TTGTTTTATACCGCAGACATTACCAACTTTACCCGCATACAGCAAAGTACTTTTGGTAGGCGAGCTACCCAAAGCAACGTAACAAAGAACACATTGAAACTTTACAAGGGTTTGGTAGCTGCCACAGTAGACGCATTGCAGCAGATTTTTATCAAAAGCAGACAAGCCGACAAGGTTGTTGAGCAAGTCTTGAAATCTAACAAAAAATGGGGCGCGAGAGACCGTGCCTTCATTGCAGAGAATACTTATGAGATCGTCCGATGGTGGCGACTGGTTAAGTATGCCGCCGGGATCAGTAAAGCGAGTGACGAAGCTGATTTTTGGAATATCGTCGGAACCTGGCAAATTATCAAGCCCGCACATTTGCGTCTCGAAAGCGATAATATTTTGCCGGAATGGATCGAATTCGAGGGTATTAATGTGGAATCCGTCATTGAAAGATATCAGGAAGCGCTGGATACGAGGAAAATAGCAGAGTCTGTTCCTGACTGGATCGATGAAATCGGAAACCAGGAGCTTGGTGCAAAGTGGGATACCGAACTGGCTGCATTGAACCGGCAGGCACCGCTAACCATTCGCGTCAACACACTGAAAAGCACTCCTGTGGACGTCGTCGCGCTTTTTGGAGAGGATAATTGCGTCGAAGTACCTGGCGTTCCGAATGCATTTACCTTGAAAAAGAGACAGAATGTGCTCAATCAGGAAGGTTTCAAGCAAGGGTTTTTCGAAGTTCAGGATGCTGGTTCTCAGCTGATAGCGCCTTTTTTGGATGTTAAACCGGGAATGAGCGTGATCGACGCATGTGCAGGTGCTGGCGGCAAGACATTGCACATTGCCGCATTGCTTCAAAATGAAGGATCTATCCTCGCCATGGACATTGAGGATCATAAATTGACGGAACTGAGAAAAAGGGCGGGCAGAAATGGTGTGAAAAATCTGGATACCATGCTGATCGAATCTGATGAGCTTATTGACCAGCTTTCAGAAACGACGGACCGGCTCTTGCTGGACGTTCCGTGTTCGGGATTGGGCGTGTTACGCAGACACCCGGACACGAAATGGAAGCTCAAACCGGAGTTTCTCGAAAACATTCGTAAGGTTCAATGGAACATCCTCAGCACCTATTCCAGCATGGTGAAAAAGGGGGGCAAAATGGTGTATGCCACATGCAGCATGTTACCGTCGGAATCGGAAGAACAGGTAAAGCGGTTTTTGAAAGCTGAAAAGAAAAGCTGGAAACTGGTTTCAGAACACCGAACATCTGTTTCAAAGGACGGTTTTGACGGTTTTTACATGGCACTGCTGGAACGCAAATTCTCATGA
- a CDS encoding helix-turn-helix transcriptional regulator has product MNRFDRITAILIQLQSRKIVKAQDLAERFEISLRTVYRDISSLAEAGVPISGEAGVGYSIMEGYRLPPVMFTKEEARTFITAEKLMEKFTDLSTQSQYQSAMYKVKAVLRTSEKSMVENLENHIEMRKDYKPFHKPNSNTLDVLLKSISEKKIAKINYYPLNASDPAERIIEPVGIYHENNYWYTIAYCHLRNDYRNFRSDRILQCELTERSFEHKHAPLKEFMSGTWESDNMRLVRIRVDKRVSRYVRDQRSYYGFVSEIQKADHIEMSFLSPSLEAFARWYMMIAPNATILEPETLKNIVKHLIEQISENLK; this is encoded by the coding sequence ATGAACCGATTTGACCGCATTACAGCCATCCTGATCCAACTTCAATCCCGCAAAATTGTAAAGGCCCAGGATCTCGCTGAGCGATTTGAAATCAGTTTAAGAACCGTATACAGAGATATCAGCTCACTGGCGGAGGCAGGAGTGCCTATTTCCGGGGAGGCAGGCGTTGGTTATTCCATTATGGAAGGCTACCGCCTGCCTCCCGTCATGTTTACGAAGGAAGAGGCGCGAACATTCATTACGGCGGAAAAACTGATGGAAAAGTTCACAGACCTTTCTACGCAGTCGCAGTACCAATCCGCCATGTACAAGGTAAAGGCGGTACTGCGCACCAGTGAAAAATCCATGGTCGAAAACCTGGAAAACCACATTGAAATGCGTAAGGATTACAAACCGTTCCACAAACCGAACAGCAATACGCTGGATGTTTTGCTCAAAAGTATTTCAGAAAAGAAAATCGCAAAAATCAATTACTATCCGCTGAATGCAAGCGATCCGGCTGAACGGATCATTGAACCAGTGGGTATCTATCACGAAAATAATTACTGGTACACCATCGCATATTGTCATTTGCGCAATGATTACCGCAATTTCCGCTCTGATCGCATTCTGCAATGCGAATTGACCGAACGTTCTTTTGAGCATAAGCACGCCCCCCTGAAAGAATTCATGTCAGGCACGTGGGAATCGGATAATATGAGGCTGGTGCGGATCAGGGTCGATAAGAGGGTGTCCAGGTATGTGCGCGACCAGCGTAGCTATTATGGATTTGTATCGGAGATCCAGAAGGCTGACCACATCGAAATGTCATTCCTCAGCCCCTCGCTGGAAGCCTTTGCCAGATGGTACATGATGATCGCCCCGAACGCAACGATTTTGGAGCCGGAAACCCTCAAAAACATCGTTAAACACCTTATTGAACAAATCTCTGAAAATTTGAAATAA
- a CDS encoding SRPBCC domain-containing protein yields MAEPLIIKNSISINAPVAAVWDALVNPEQTKQYMFGCETVSDWKPGSELLWKGVYEGNEMVFVKGEILQIEPEKFLEYTTIDPNSDIDDTSENYLRVTYELIPEESQTILNVTQGDYSTVAEGERRYQDSYNNGEGWNPILVEIKKLLEGK; encoded by the coding sequence ATGGCCGAACCACTTATCATCAAAAACAGTATTAGCATTAACGCACCGGTTGCTGCGGTGTGGGATGCCCTTGTCAATCCGGAACAGACGAAGCAGTATATGTTTGGGTGCGAAACCGTTTCAGACTGGAAACCGGGCAGCGAGTTGCTTTGGAAGGGCGTTTACGAAGGCAACGAAATGGTTTTTGTCAAAGGCGAAATCCTGCAAATCGAGCCTGAGAAGTTTCTGGAATACACCACGATAGACCCTAATTCAGACATTGACGACACCTCAGAAAACTACCTGCGCGTCACTTATGAACTAATTCCCGAGGAAAGCCAGACCATCCTGAATGTGACGCAAGGCGACTACAGCACCGTCGCAGAGGGCGAGCGCCGGTATCAGGATTCCTACAACAATGGTGAAGGCTGGAACCCGATACTGGTTGAGATTAAAAAGCTGCTCGAAGGAAAATAG
- a CDS encoding SRPBCC family protein → METKTAIICPPDLAARPLGLKVERLITLPVHKIFKAWTTGLDVWFASPGSFLGKAEPNTPFYFETSYQGIRQPHYGRFLNIQDEERIELTWVSGEGGTEGAETVLTVELSEHDNGTFLRLTHAGFLNEGSKNKHQEAWPMVLEQLEERMSRPVD, encoded by the coding sequence ATGGAAACTAAAACAGCAATTATATGTCCGCCAGACCTTGCAGCACGTCCGCTGGGATTGAAGGTGGAGCGCTTGATAACACTGCCCGTCCACAAAATATTCAAGGCCTGGACGACCGGACTGGACGTATGGTTTGCTTCTCCCGGCTCTTTTCTGGGGAAAGCAGAACCCAATACGCCTTTTTACTTTGAAACCTCGTACCAAGGAATCAGACAACCACATTACGGGCGTTTTCTTAACATACAAGACGAAGAAAGAATCGAGCTGACCTGGGTTTCAGGAGAGGGAGGAACTGAGGGCGCAGAAACCGTTTTGACCGTCGAGCTTTCGGAACATGACAACGGTACATTCCTTCGCCTCACACATGCAGGATTTTTAAATGAGGGCTCGAAAAACAAGCACCAGGAAGCGTGGCCGATGGTTTTGGAGCAATTGGAGGAGCGTATGTCGCGTCCGGTGGACTAA